The following are encoded in a window of Megalops cyprinoides isolate fMegCyp1 chromosome 16, fMegCyp1.pri, whole genome shotgun sequence genomic DNA:
- the bicc2 gene encoding bicaudal C homolog 2, giving the protein MNTTAVDCPELGLPNPPSETPAETETGSDPTREHPEDGDEEEEDKRADPEPEPEPAGSEPRDPQWVEERFRIDRKKLESMLHSPEDGNGLTGEEFFQKVMMETDTQIKWPSKLKIGAKSKKDPHVKVEGRRVNVQEAKRKILDLLETKVNKVTLKMDVTHTEHSHVIGKGGGNIKKVMEVTECHIHFPDSNRHNVTGEKSNQVSIAGPVLGVESARRRIRDLQPLVLTFDLPGALVPQAPLDASAPVIQQVAQAFGVSVSFRQQPKFYICTCQVRGLQGNCASVKKATCVLVELLVGVEASVTISTQLELTSQQQLLLLGQNGASFLNIMHLTQTQILLPDLNAPHGSASLTIQGGVDGVCLARQQILDCLPVCLMFDMREGGEVDPRKLSQMMQNLCVFISVKPKMKQTAKSVVVKSLERNITNLYKARHMLLGLDTSEVTVAIKTTCDALPAANGLTAYWLNLLMQQLRLSDAGAVTTPETVMGAILQVKPRPSPPPGLSGHQEEARTPLRGADSKLEQIPENEDQMSSTNTPTTTQTPPAKATRERGNSESSSRRNSQSEASRDQNQEGSAVPSQQSTVCQNSSQLLFNRVNMVRRNSLKPEIIQTLELSSDSARSEDYDYERKKLMATRAMQKKPVVTEVRRPTDTWSGLGFSKSMPAEAIKDLRCVSRRSYKSYLGNSHLQTWSSTNSKARASNGSDSENWRERRGSSPSESLVSSSSSSSSSSPSSSSLTGFVSSCTRGRADRSSETFLSSSDYFDGLSTATRTGSSNLTGPAPQHTDDLPELFGQLGLEKYTDIFQQQEIDFQTFLTLSDEDLKEVGVSTFGARRKMLLAIADLNKSKRKLLDPPTVRPGYLEGGASGRLPRIIDVDAAQSSRW; this is encoded by the exons ATGAACACCACTGCTGTGGACTGTCCTGAACTGGGCCTCCCAAACCCACCATCAGAGAcacctgcagagacagaaaccGGGTCAGACCCAACCCGAGAGCACCCTGAGGAtggggatgaggaggaggaggataaACGCGCCGacccagagccagagccagagcctGCCGGGTCAGAGCCCAGGGACCCGCAGTGGGTGGAGGAGCGGTTCCGGATTGACAGGAAGAAGCTGGAGAGCATGCTGCACT CCCCTGAGGATGGAAACGGCCTGACTGGCGAGGAGTTCTTTCAGAAG GTGATGATGGAAACTGACACCCAGATTAAATGGCCCTCCAAGCTGAAGATTGGAGCCAAGTCAAAGAAAG ATCCACACGTGaaggtggaggggaggagggtgaaTGTGCAGGAGGCCAAGAGGAAGATCTTAGACCTTCTGGAGACAAAG GTGAACAAGGTGACCCTGAAGATGGATGTGACGCACACAGAGCATTCGCATGTGATTGGGAAAGGTGGCGGGAACATTAAAAAGGTGATGGAGGTGACAGAATGTCATATCCACTTCCCTGACTCCAACCGCCACAACGTCACCGGGGAGAAGAGCAACCAG GTGTCGATTGCAGGGCCTGTGCTAGGTGTGGAGTCGGCCAGGAGGAGAATACGA GATCTCCAGCCACTGgtcctgacctttgacctcccgGGAGCGCTCGTGCCCCAGGCCCCGCTGGACGCGAGTGCCCCGGTCATCCAGCAGGTGGCACAGGCGTTCGGCGTGAGCGTCAGCTTCCGACAGCAGCCCAAGTTCTACATCTGCACCTGCCAGGTGCGCGGCCTGCAGGGGAACTGTGCCTCCGTCAAG AAGGCCACCTGTGTGCTGGTGGAGCTGCTTGTGGGTGTGGAGGCCAGTGTGACGATCAGCACCCAGCTGGAGCTCACCtcgcagcagcagctgctcctgctgggCCAGAACGGGGCCAGCTTCCTCAACATCATGCACCTGACCCAGACGCAGATCCTCCTGCCGGACCTCAACGCCCCCCACGGCTCCGCCTCGCTCACCATTCAGGGCGGGGTGGATGGGGTGTGTCTGGCTCGACAGCAGATCCTG GACTGTCTCCCTGTGTGCCTGATGTTTGacatgagggagggaggggaggtggaCCCTCGCAAGCTGAGCCAGATGATGCAgaacctgtgtgtgttcatcaGTGTCAAGCCCAAGATGAAACAGACGGCTAAG TCGGTAGTGGTGAAGAGTCTGGAGAGGAACATCACCAACCTGTACAAGGCCAGACACATGCTGCTCGGGCTGGACACCAGTGAGGTCACCGTGGCGATAAAGACCACCTGCGATGCCCTGCCAGCTGCCAACGGCCTCACAGCTTACTGGCTCAACCTGCTCATGCAGCAGCTCCGCCTCTCAGACGCAG GTGCTGTGACCACACCTGAGACGGTGATGGGTGCGATCCTCCAGGTGAAGCCCCGGCCATCTCCGCCGCCCGGCCTGTCAGGGCATCAGGAGGAGGCCAGGACGCCGCTGAGGGGGGCGGACTCCAAACTGGAGCAG ATTCCGGAGAACGAAGATCAGATGAGCTCCACCAATACGCCCACCACCACCCAAACGCCCCCAGCCAAGGccacaagagagagaggaaacagtgAGAGCTCAAGCAGgagaaacagccaatcagaggccagCAGAGACCAGAACCAGGAAGGAAGCGCAGTCCCCTCACAGCAGTCCACCGTGTGTCAGAACAGTAGCCAGCT ACTCTTTAACAGAGTCAACATGGTGAGAAGGAACAGCCTAAAGCCAGAGATCATTCAGACCCTGGAGCTGAGCTCAGATTCTGCAAGGAGTGAG GATTATGACTACGAGAGGAAGAAGCTCATGGCCACACGAG caATGCAGAAGAAGCCGGTAGTGACAGAGGTGAGGAGGCCCACAGATACCTGGAGTGGTCTGGGCTTCTCTAAGTCCATGCCTGCTGAGGCCATCAAGGACCTGCGCTGTGTTTCCCGCAGAAGCTACAAGTCTTACCTGGGCAACAGCCACCTGCAg ACATGGAGCTCCACAAACAGCAAGGCGAGGGCCTCCAATGGGAGCGACTCGGAGAACTGGCGAGAGAGACggggctcctccccctcagaGAGCCTTGTgtcatcatcctcctcttcatcgtccagctctccttcctcatcctccctCACAGGCTTCGTGTCCTCTTGCACCCGAGGCCGAGCAGATAGATCCT CGGAGACCTTCCTGAGCAGCAGTGATTACTTTGACGGTTTGTCCACCGCCACCAGGACAGGGAGCAGCAACCTCACAGGCCCTGCCCCCCAGCACACCGATGACCTGCCCGAGCTTTTCGGTCAGCTTGGCCtggaaaaatacacagacatcTTCCAGCAGCAGGAG ATCGACTTTCAGACCTTCCTCACCCTATCAGATGAGGACCTGAAAGAAGTGGGCGTGTCCACTTTCGGCGCCAGGCGGAAGATGCTGCTGGCTATTGCAG ACCTAAACAAGAGCAAGCGCAAGCTCCTGGACCCGCCCACCGTAAGGCCGGGATACCTCGAGGGTGGGGCGAGCGGCCGCCTCCCGCGAATCATAGACGTGGATGCAGCCCAGAGCAGCCGCTGGTGA